The Terriglobia bacterium nucleotide sequence GTGCTCACCAAGATCCGGCAGTAAGACAGCCCCCGGTGGTCGACTACGTCCTGGGGTTCGCGCAGACCCGGGGATTCGTGGAGCGCATCCAGGACTTCCTGCGGTTCACGCTTCCCCTGTACGTGCAGGAGGGCAAGGCGTATCTGACCATCGCCGTGGGGTGCACCGGTGGGCGGCACCGGTCGGTGGTCCTGGCGGAGGAGATGGCG carries:
- a CDS encoding RNase adaptor protein RapZ — its product is MVDYVLGFAQTRGFVERIQDFLRFTLPLYVQEGKAYLTIAVGCTGGRHRSVVLAEEMA